Below is a window of Komagataella phaffii GS115 chromosome 1, complete sequence DNA.
TTATCGATGGTCCCACGCCGACTATCGAAGGTGGTTTGGTCAAGAAGTTGACCCTAAGATCGTTATTAACTCATCATTTGGATATCATGTCTATACCCCGGCGTTCATTCTTCATGATTGCCCATCATTTCTCCACCGATGAGCGTGAGAGAGAAAAGCTATATGAGTTTTCTCTCATTGAGAACATTGATGCTCTGTACGATTACGCCAATCGACCAAGACGATCAATTTTGGAGACCATACTGGAGTTTCATTCATTACACATTCCGGTTCAATATGTATTTGATCTCATTCCAACCATCAAGCCAAGAttattttccatttcatcGAATCCAAGCCCTTCTACTGTTGAGCTCACTGTCGCTATCGTGGAGTATCGTACAATTATTAAACGACTCAGAAAAGGTGTGTGCACGAGATGGGTAaaagagttggaagaaaatgatagaatcaagttttcaattcaCCCGAACAATGTCAAGTTTTCCTCTGGACCTTTGATAATGGTTGCCCCAGGAACTGGAATAGCACCAGTCAAATCAATCATTGAGCAAAGACTAGAACTAGGACTGCAAGACATGTATCTCTTTACTGGAAACAGATTTCATGATAAGGATTTTCTTTACGGTGATTTATGGGAATCTCTCGCATCAAAGAGCCAACTCCAACTCTTTCCCTCATTTTCCAGAGATGAGAAAAAATCATATGTTCAAGACACATTGTATGCACAGAGTAACCTGATCTTTGACCTTATTTATAATAAAAATGCCACTTTCTACCTATGTGGATCATCCGGAAAAATGCCCATTCAGGTTAGAATCACCATAGAAACCATATTAGAAGATCATTTGGGAATTTCGAACGAAGAGTCGAAGAGTTTATGTTTAGAGCTAGAGAATAAGGGGAGATACATCCAGGAGACGTGGTAAGTGGATTTttattcaaagtttttccGAAGGGAACTAGGTTTTTTCCGAGAATTTCAGGATCTCACCGCTGCTAAAGCCGCAAGTCAGTGCATCGTGCAAAAGGCTAAGCATCGCAAGGGCGTAAACTCTCCCTTGGACAGTATCAAGAATGTTCCTACGTTACAAGATTGTGCATATCCTTCTATTTGGGTTCCTAATTGACTTGACTCACTCGGCGGCAGTTCCACAATTGAAACTGGCCCAGCAACAAGTCGATTTAAAAGATGATTTGAGAGGAGATAGTAAAATAATAGTACAATTAGCACAGAGAGACAAAATCCCATTTTTACGCACAGTTAAAGAGCTGCAGGGGTTGAATTGGATGCACGGTCTAGCTTCACGTGGTGTTCAAATCCCCGATCCAAATGATAAAATAATTATGTTCATCGAAGATATAAATCAAACTCATGAAGGAATCTAAGGAAGTTCCTAAAGCGTTGTCATTTCCGCTTTATACATAGAAAGGAAGTAGAGTAAAACATTTAACATCTAGGCTTTTTTGTAAGCTTCAGCCAATCCCAGAGACAGACCCTTTGCCTGTCTAGCATGGGCAAGAGCAGCAATAACGGCAGCCCCGACTCCTGATCCATCCTGAGACGGTACAATTTGAATTGGGTAGTTCTTTGGTTGGATATTCTGTTCCTTCCATCCAAAAATATCAGCCAAGGAGTCTGCAGCACGTTCTGGGAACTTTGGATACTTGTGGAAGACTGAACCGTCAGCGGCACAGTGGCATTTCTTGATATTCATCTTGGTGCAAGCAGCTCCAATTCCGCAGACAGAAAGTCTGGCTGATCTGTTTCCGATGATCTCAGATAGTGCTCTGGATAACCTTCTTTCATCCAATGTGGGCtcaatcttcaagaactcttggaaaagacGGACAACCTCTGGGAAATTCTCCAAGTCCTGATCACCTTCAATTTCGGCCAGGAAAGATGTGTCTAGGAGGTATGGGGTATATAGTAACTTAATCTGTTCAGAATCCTTGGaatatttttggaacaCCTGTTTCTCTTCGTAAAGTTCAACAAGGATTAGTCTGATGAGTTCACCCAAATAGTAACCAGCAGTCATCTTCTCGAAGGCTTGTTGCCCTGGTCTTGGGGATTGTTCGTCGATAAGAATATCGTACTTTGTACGTGGGAGAGACTCATGTTCGTTGTCAAAGGATCCGTACTCGCAGTTGATCAACATTGGAGATTCATCGGTAATGTCCGGTAAAAGCTTTCCTTTCAACTTTTCGATGTTTCCGACCCTATCATAGTAAGCACCGTTGACACCGGTTCCAAAAATCAGGCCCATCTCAGTTGTGGGGTCGGTGTATCTGGAAGCAACTAGGGCTCCAGCGGTGTCGTTAATCAAGGCAACCACTTTGATTGGCAGCTTTTTTTCGTTAATTTTGTCCATCAATAATGGGACAACGTCCTCACCTTCGACGTTAGGGATATCAAAACCTTTAGTCCATCTTTGAAGGACCCCGGTGTCGATTCTTGTTTGAGAGGCAGGGTAAGAAAATGTGAATCCCAATGGAAGGAGAGTACCTTTCTCGATTCCGTTCGGATGCAGCTTGTAGAAAAACTTCTCTAAGCAATCAGCTATAAACTCAAACAGTTCGTCTCTATTCCTCGTAGTTCTCATTCCTTTGGGAAGATGGTATTTCTCCTGTTCAGTTTCGAACTTTTGGCCTCCCAACAGGTGAACGAGGACAACTCTCAGGTTGGTTCCACCCAAGTCGATTGCCAGATAGTCACCGGTTTCGGTTCCGTTGGGGTAGTCCATGACCCAGACAGGGATCATGGGAATATTACCGCCCTTTGCAGACAGTCCCTTCTTGAGTTCTTCCACAAAGTGAGCAACGATCTGCTGCAATTTGGTGGGAGATACTTCGAAGGCATCTTGAATCTCCAACACCCTATCAGAAAGGTGTTGGCTAGTTATGGTGGAGGCAACCTGGTTAGCTGGTTTAGCAATAGGCATTATGGTGTGATGAAGTAGCAGAAGCTCTAGTGTAGagtgaaagaaaaaacGTGTGAAAAATactttggagaaaatgGGCACACTTTATATAGATTTTTGAGGGGGGTATTTTGCATGTTGGTTTAAGGCACTCTCATCCCCCGCGCGCTTCTTGCATCTCACTTTCGGAAAAACTCTGACGTGACAAATTTGAGTATTATCCGCATCCGAGTCTGCGCTGCTTTTGTGAAACATTTTGCTGCCCCCCCTGCCCTTTCGGGTTAAAAACACAGAGGAGACAACACGCGTGACTCCTCCTTAGTTACTACTGTAGAAGTACAGAGACTATTAGTTGCTAGATATGAACTTGATAATTCTTACTGAAGTATTTCTCTCTCTCGTGGCTGTGTCCGTTTCTACGCCAAGCCCCACGgagaaaatggaaaattcTGGAGTGGAGCCACTCGATTCTGATCAAATTTTCCTTCAGGTGGTAAATGTTCCGTGGAACCTGGTAGATGAGGATAATTCCCAGTGGTCACAGAGTAAGAGAAATGACTCCAGGAAGTTCAAGGCCCAGAGGATcagagagaaaaagattaGGTCTAAAAACCGTAGACAGAGGGTATCTTCTAACCACTACTCTGCTTCCCGTCGTAATCCGGGGAATTCTTATCCGTCCTCCAAAACTGTATCTAGGAAAGGATCTGTagtgaaaaagaagagacCAGCCGCACAACGTCAGAAAaaaggaaggaaaaagtCGTCTGCTGATAATTCACCCAAGTATGCAGAATCAGGAAGGCCTACGTTGGATTTCGGAAGAGACTCATTTGATACGAGCCGTGGGATCGAATACCAGAATAGGTTTAAAGATGGGCGAGTCAAAAGGAGCGATGAAAAATATCCCCCAGAAATCGCTTCCCCCACTAAGATTTCCCCGGATGAGGATTTCCCGAAAGAGGTTTCCCCAGATGAAAGCGGTCCAGTGAAAGCAAAAGAACATGGAACTGGTGAAAATGAAGTGGAGAATATGGATTTCCACGGAGAAGAGCTGATGAAAAAGGTGGGAAAAGGAATAAAGAAGATATTTCGGAAAAtaaaagagaaaaaagaggaagagaaaaggATGAAGACAAGGATGACGTGGAAgaggatgacgaagagGATAACGAAGAGGATAACGAAgaggatgacgaagagGATGACGAAGTGGcggaggaggaggaggatGACGAAGACAGTTATCATGGGGACTATGAAATGGATGATTGtgatgatgacattgaagatattgagGAAGCTGAAGAGTATGATGAGTATGAGAGTGATAGTGACGATTGTGATGATTCTGACTCTGCCAGTGaaactgatgatgattctgACAGTGACAGTGACAGTGACAGTGAAGATGATTGTGACGATACATTTGATGGCTATAAGGCAATCAGAATTGAAAGTCCTGGTTCCAAACCCAAAATTATCagaatgaaaaataacCCTAAGCTCAATACTTTCGACCCCAATGAATCTCATGCTTCGGTGGCTCCAAAAACCTCCTCCGCTAAATCCTCGCATCCTACTAGCTCCGCTAAGCCTAGTCAATCAATTCCCTCCATCAGCACCAAGTATCGCTCGGGATCTTCGCCCAAAGCAACTGGAAGTTCGAAgattaaagatttggataAACAGCTTAATCGCAATCTGactgatgaaaaattgaaacaCCAAAATCTCGTTCAACAGGAATTTCAACCCAGAAAAGGAGACATTTATCTTCCCGAGGATGAGAATGAACACAGTTCAGGTGGCTTCAAATATTCGTATCAAATTGGTCTGCTCCTGGGAGGACCACTAATAGTGGTACTAATCATGTGATGACATGATACTTATGAACCAAATTAGATTACACCACTTAAATAAATAGGGAATCACTGATGGATTTCAGGAGTTTCTCCTTTAACATGTGTCCCTCTCTTCAGCAGATCTGGTACCCCCTTTCATGAAATATTGAACAAAAACTTAGTAACTTGCATTTTTATCTATTTGATCTCCGTTTCTTCAGCTACACGCGAATCGTAGGACATACGTAAATTGCGGTGTGCTTAGCTTCTCCTGCAATAACCTTCTCGTCCCATCCCGTCTCTGTTGCCTCTCAGCTTCTTCAGTCCTCCGAGAAATGGAGCTAGTTCAAAGGGTTGATCTGCAACTGGGATACAACGATGTCACTTTGTCAAAGTCCCTGCTGAATGCCACCGTAGGCAGATGCTCGTCCTACTCTCCTTTGATAAATTATGAATCAAACAGCTTGAACCCTTGTTTCATCGGCTTAGTTGTATCTGCTCTGAGTGTACTTGTCATATTTGTTAGTGGTTTGCAATTGGTTGAGACTTTTCTCTCCCCAAAGCCGGGATCTCTCAAATCATGTAATGGACACTATTGGATGAGAATCAACTCTGTCCTCACTCAAGGTGCTTTATCTCTGGGGCTGGCTGTTGTCTCCTACAATTTATATGGCATTGTCAGCGATGTGAGAACAATGGGATACCTGCTATCTGCTGGATCCGTTTTTTTTGTATTACTCCCGTTGCACGCGTTGGAGCCAATTGTTCACATAAACCCCCGAGGTTCATTGTTATACTATTGGCTGGTTTCCATACCGGTAAATTTTTGTCTGTTTCTCCAGCAGTTATATGGCGAATACCCCGTTATTCGTGTAGAATCCAACGTGGTAAGTGCATTGTTCCTCTTATTACTTATCAACGGAACACATATATTTTTCTCAGAGTTGGTATTGTGGAAACCTACGTACCAGGTGGTCAACTACTACCTGGAGAATGGTTTGGATCTTGCAATTCCAAATGCCCTCTCAAGTATCACATTCACTTGGATGAACCCGCTAATCACCAAAGGCTACAAGCAAGGGTATTTAGATACTGAAGATTTGCCTAAAGTCCCAAAATTCTGTCAATCAAGATATTCTGAAAGGCGGTTGGCTCAAGAATGGAACAAGCAGAAAAAAACTGTCAAACCATCCCTACTTAAGTCCATTCTGGTGTCGTACGGCCTGCTTACTATGGGTGCTTGTGCTGTGGAACTTTCAGAAAATGTACTTAACTTCCTCCAACCATGGCTGTTGAGATATCTAATCCAATACTTTGATAATTATCAGAAATACCCCTTAGTTGTTGGATTTGCTATAGCTTTTGCAATGTTTTTTATCACCATTATTCAAAGTGTTTTATTCaaccagtttttcatcctcatctACCAGGTTGGAATCTCCCTCAGAGCAGGATTGATGAGTTTAATCTACAAGAAAACTCTAGTCTTATCAAACTCAGCTAAGAGCAAGCATACCACCGGAGAGATTGTCAACTTAATGTCTGTCGATGTAGGAAGAGTGGAAGATATTTCTCAGCATGTGCAAACGATGGTTTCCTCTCCTTTGAAGCTGGTCTTATGTCTTCTTTCGTTGTACAAACTTGTTGGTAATGCTACTTGGTCGGGCCTACTGGTGATGTTTTTAGTGATCCCAATAAATACATACCTCATCAAGAACCTTAGAGGGTATCATAAGCGACAAATGCAGTTCAAGGACGAAAGAACCCGTGCTGTCAATGATGTTTTGTCGTCCATCAAAAGTATCAAACTTTATGCCTGGGAAAAGCCAATGTTAGAAAAGATAGATCATTTGCGAAATGATAGAGAGTTGCAGAATTTAGAAAGAACAGGTTGCTTAGCGGCTGTGGTCAATTTTGCTTGGGCCTGTGTTCCTTTCTTTGtctcttgttcttgttttgCTGTCTTCGCATTTACTTCGTCTATCCCGTTGACTCCAGATATTGTTTTTCCAGCTATATCCTTATTCAACATCCTGTCAGTTCCAATTTTTTCGATCCCAGCTCTGTTAACTGCGTTAATTGAAACTTCTGTGTCCCTTGATCGTTTacaaaagtttttgacCAGTGATGAATTAATGAACGAGTTTATAaattttgatgatgatccTCCAGAAGTGGTACGTGGAGAGATAGTTGTCAAGAATTCTACTTTCCTGTGGTCATCTCCCTCCCCCAAAAGTGAAAATATTGACGAAGAGTCAAATATTGGAGATTCGTCTCAAATAGCACTGAAAGATATTACCTTCAGCGCTAAAAAAGGTACTTTAACCTGTGTTGTTGGAAGAGTCGGAAGTGGaaaatcaacttttttgaaggcTATACTAGGACAATTGTTAACTGTCTCCGCCGACCGCATTAATCCCCCCAAAATTTCTCTCTCGGGATCCGTAGCTTATTGTTCGCAGGTTCCCTGGATCATGAATGCAACGGTTAAAGAAAATATCTTATTTGGGCATAGATATGACGAAGCATTTTACCAACAATCCTTGGAAGCTTCGGCATTGGTTCCTGATTTAGAAGTTCTTCCTGATGGTGATGAGACTCTTGTGGGAGAAAAAGGTGTCTCATTATCAGGAGGACAAAAGGCAAGACTTTCCATCGCCAGAGCCGTTTACTCAAGAGCTGACATTATAATCCTGGATGATATTTTGTCTGCCGTTGATACTCATGTTGGTAAGCATATAATGGACCGAGTCCTGAGCAAGAATGGGCTactgaaaacaaaaactaGAATCCTCACTACCAACACCATCCCAATTTTGTATCAGGCTGACAGTATTCTGATGATCAAGAACGGtacaatttttgaaagaggagaCGCTCGTAGTATTGATGAGAAACAGGGAGAAATATATACGTTGGTGAATGAGTTTGCACAAGAAACTGGTAAAAGATTGACTTCCAACGAGGCAAGCGAGACTGAAACGGAATACAACGTGGACgaaaaagctgaagaattTTCAGAAGGGTCAGACGAAAATCCTACCCTTGATTTAGATACATTCTCTGTCCTCAGTGACCAAGTAGCACGGAGAGCAAGTTTGGCAACCCTAAAGTTTCCTCACACTACATCCACTCCTGATAAGAGAACTGCTCAATCACAAGAAACTAAGGAAAAAGGAAACGTGAAAATGGCAGTCTATAAAGCATACATTAAATCTTGCAGTTATTCCGGAGTGGCTCTTTTCATCGGATGTATCTTTCTATCTACAGCGTTATCTGTAGCCAGTAGTTATTGGCTGAAACACTGGTCAGAGCAGAATTTAAAGAACGGTGCCAACCTTCATATTATTCCATTCATAGCCACCTATACAGCTATTGGTTTAAGCTCCGCTGTTCTTTCTTCGCTGAAAACTGTGGTAATGTGGATGTTTTGTTCTATCAGAGCTTCGAAATCTTTCCACTCAACATTGACCCATAGCGTTATGAGATCACCattgtctttctttgagacAACGccaattggaagaatcaTGAATCGATTTTCCACGGATATGAATAAAGTAGATGAATCCTTGCCAAggacattttctttgtttttgcaGACATTGATCAAGGTATTCTTTACTGTCGCTATCCTGTCATTTACACTTCCGATTTTCATCGTTGTCGTTGCTGTTCTGTCTGTGTTTTATTTTTACTATCAACAGTATTATATGATGGCTTCAAGAGAATTACAGAGAATCATGAGTGTGACTAGAAGCCCTATTTTTGCGCACTTCCAGGAAACTTTGAACGGTGTTGACACTGTCAGGGCTTACAGACAAGAAAACAGATTCCTGTATTTGAACTCAGAAACTATTGATCGTAACCTGAAATCAGTCTATTGTTCTCGATCCACGAACCGTTGGTTGTCATTCAGGCTTCAATTGATCGGCTCTACCATGGTTTTAGCAGCCGCAATAATGGCAATTCTATCCACTTTGACAAAAAATCCACTAAGTTCCGGAACTGTTGGTTTGATCATTAGTTATGCTTTGGACATTACTAGCTCCCTATCGTGGGTGATTAGAGCCTGTGTCGCTGTTGAAACCAACATcgtttctgttgaaagaattgaagaatactGTCGCTTACCCTCTGAGGCACCATATGAACTTCCTGATCAGAAACCACCCCCAAATTGGCCAGAAAAGGGCTCCATTTCGTTTCACGACTATAGCACCCGTTATCGTGAAAATTTGGATCCggttttgaagaacttgaatATAAACATTCAACCAAAGGATAAAGTTGGCATTGTGGGACGAACAGGTGCTGGAAAAAGTACTCTATCTTTGGCTATTTTTAGAATTTTGGAAGCCTCAGAAGGGTATATTACCATTGATGGGATAAACATTTCTGAGCTGGGGCTATATGATTTGAGACATAGTCTGAGTATTATTCCCCAGGACTCGCAAGCTTTGGAAGGTACCGTGAGGCAGAACTTGGATCCTTTAGGTCTTTATGAAGATGAACAGTTGtggaaagttttggagTTGTCTCATTTGAAAGCTCATATAGAACAAATGGAgactgaagaagatgatgtCGTTCACAAGGGTCTAGATGCTAAGGTTTCGGAAGGAGGATTGAATTTATCGGTTGGTCAGAGACAACTGATGTGCTTAGCAAGAGCATTATTGAACTCCTCCAAAATATTGGTTTTGGATGAGGCCACTGCGGCTGTTGATGTAGAGACGGACACATTGATTCAGAAGACTATTAGGTCGGAGTTCAAGGATAGAACGATATTGACCATTGCCCATAGACTGGATACCATTATGGACAGTGATAAGATTGTTGTCATGGATAAGGGGGAGATAAAAGAGTTCGATACACCCGCTAATCTGTTGAAAGATACCAACAGTCTCTTCTACCAACTATGCTTACAGGGAAATTTTGTTCAGGAAGAGAATACCAATAGTGGCTCCTCTTAAATAGACCTCACATAAATATGATAAATTCGAGATTTACCCTTGAACATCCCCAACGTATCGCATATCCCTACCGTACTCTTGAGGAACTTGGAGCAGCCCATGGGTCCACCAAAAACGAGGCGAAAGAGTAACGGCTCAGGAATTGACAAAAAGCCCAATGTTGCGTTGGTACgagaatcttttgaatgtGCGAAGAAAGTCTTGGAGCTGGACTCTGATGAAGTCATTAAGAAAATGTCAACGGTGGAAAAGTCTAACATCTCACTGATTGTAGATTATAACAAAGTTTACGAGAAGCTGCAAGATGTCGAATCATCTGCCAATAACCTGAAAGAGCTAAACAGTCAAATTGAGCTTTTGAATAAAAATTTGCTTGCTGCTGAGAACAGCGTAACGAATCTAGAGGAGTTGATCCAAGAAGTTAATGGGTGGTCTCTGGCAATTGAGAAGGCAGTTGATGAAAGGGTTTGACGTGCTATTTACCTATACAGAAACTAGAGAAAACCACTCCTAATATCTCCTCAATTCCAACAGCTTCACCTGTGATTTTGCCAATTCCTTCCACTGAGTACCGCAAACTCTCCGTGGCTAAAACGTCGTCAATTCCATTATACGAACGAAACTCCTGAAATCCATGCAATACATCGTTGCTTAAGATATCCTGTGATCTTTGCGAAATACTTATTGGATCGGAATTGGTCGTTAACGTGATaattttgaatctttcaattaATGTGCCCATCAACGAGTCAATTCCATCTCTGTTAGCACATGatatcaaacaaaaagttgattcAGGTAATTTCAGCGCCTCGGAAAACTGTTTAATGATTTGGGAATGCTGATTCGGGTCCTCTAGTAAATCGGATTTGTTTAAAGCAACTAGTATGTTTTCTGAACAACTGGACGTCgagcttttcaaattttcaatgtgTTTGATTAGATCACTATTGATCTCCCTCAAGTCTACAGGTAAGATGATAACGGCAACGTCGCTGTTTAACGATTTGGTCGTTGCTCTTTTGATCCCTTCCTTTTCGATAATATCtgcatcttcaaaagatctaATGCCTGCAGTATCACCAATAACAACTTTATACCCACCAACATCCAAGGGTATATCTATACTGTCTCGGGTGGTTCCCGGTATGTCACTCACGATCACTGAATCTGAGTCTGAAAGAACATTCAACAATGACGACTTCCCAGCATTTGGCGGGCCAATCAATGATAATTTGATCCCCTTCATTAATATTTCAGATCGTTTTACCTTTTCCAAGTAATTTTTGATCTCCGCTTCCAGTAAATCGATATTTTTTGCTACTCTGCCAAACAGTTCATTTACCTCTTCAATATCATGGTCTTCACCAAAATCGATTACCGTAGTTAAAAGAGCTACATTCTTCACAATTTCTGTTCTCCAGCGGTGAAATAGATGTCTCGTCTCCCCCTTCAACGAAGTTAATGCTGAAACTCTCTGAAATTCTGTTTCAGCATCGATCATGTCACGTACACCTTCAACCTCAGTCAAGTCAAactttccattttgaaaCCCCCTTCTAGAAAACTCTCCTGGGTCTGCATATCTTATTGGAGCAGCAGATTCATGCAAATATTTGATGGCATTAAGAACACACTTGACCACGGCATTTCCTCCATGGACGTGGAGCTCCAAAACATCCTCTCCGGTATATGAGTTGGGGCCCTTAAAAAACAACGATAGGGCTTCATCCAATAGAACCCCCGATTTTGGATCGTAAAGCTTTCTCACACTGGCTAGCCTATGTCTTTGTAACCTCTTATCGTCATCTATACGAGATAACCTCTTGAATACATCCAATGTACTCGGACCGGATATTCGTATTACGGCAATGGCAGATCGCCCCTGCTTTGTGGATAATGCGTAAATAGTGGGTAATCGTACATCAGAAACCCATCGCTTCAGGACTCTAGGACACCTCAATTGGGGATTCCAACGAGGTTTCATTGGGGTCGGAAAGAGACTAGAGAGTGAAATAATTTCGAGATTAAATTACCTAAGATCGTTCAAGAAATATTTAGTACCCCATCAACATGAGTAAATTGATACGAAGATGGCCGATGTTCTCCCAAATCAGAGCATATGGCCATGAAAACCCATTGGTATGTTTTTTCCAAACCTGCTCAAGCTAATTGTGCTAACAAACCAAGGGTATACCCAGAAAGAAGGCCCCCGAAATGCCCAGAATGTCGAAAGGTCTGCCTATACGGCAGAAAATACCGAATGTGGAGAAAGTAATTTTGGTGTCCTCAGGAAAGGGTGGTGTTGGAAAGTCGACTGTCTCCACAAACTTGGCACTGTCTTTGCGAAACCTTGGGCTGAAAACAGGATTGTTGGATGCCGATTTATTTGGGCCTTCAATCCCCAAGTTAATGAACCTCGCTGGAGAACCAAGAATCACTGAAACAGGAAAGCTTATTCCACTGGTAAATTATGGAATCCAAACAATGTCCATGGGATACCTGATTagtgaagaaaatgctGTTGTATGGAGAGGTCTTATGGTTATGAAAGCTCTACAGCAACTTCTATTTGAAGTACAATGGGAGGATTTAGACATTTTGGTCATTGATATGCCTCCTGGAACTGGAGATACCCAGTTAACTATTAGTCAGCAGGTCAAAGTTGATGGTTCTGTCATAGTGTCTACCCCTCAAGATATTGCCCTTCTAGATGCAGTTAAGGGAATTACAATGTTCAACAAGGTCAACATACCGGTATGTAAAGAGACTTCACTACTCATTCgatcaatttttttatAATTACTAACTTAGAACTATAGATACTGGGACTGGTTCAAAACATGAGCTTCTTTTTGTGCCCCAATTGCAACCATGAATCCCATGTTTTTGGAACAGATGGAGTGTTGAGAGAAGCTTCCAAGCACAACCTTGAAGTACTGGGGTCCATCCCCCtaaatgaaaagatttgcACTCAATCTGATATAGGCAAACCCGTTGCCATTTCAGACCCTCAATTGGCACCCTTTTATGCATCTATTGCAGAGAAGGTTCGAGCCAAACTATTTTAGAAGCCTACACCATCCCACCAGAAACCCACTATTGTGGTCAGAGTTGCGTCAGATTGCATAAGGCTGCGGCTCCTCAAGATCCGCTTTCCTGATGCCTTTCAGAGCAAAATCCATCATCAGACACAAATTGATACCAAAATCTCTTTTTGTACAACCTTGTGCTGACACCCTATTCGATTGCTAGTGAGATTATGAGAAGCGTAGGTATTGCTTTAATTTGCCTAGGAATGGTGGGAGCACTTGCACATGATGATTCAAGAGACAGTCCAACACTACCCAAAAGTATCACTCCTCAGCAAGTGCAGATggatcttcaaagattggAACAATTGACTGATGAGCAACTTGaccaattggaagagtACTTCTCCATTAATCAGGCGTCTTCCCCTGGATTTGGGTATATTGGGGATGAGGATATCACAGCTGGTCTGGCAGATGAGGAGTTGGGAAACACCGTATCAGCTTCAAGTTCCGATATTGGCGTTGACAGCACGGAGACTATAGCGCCCGGTGATATTGATCCCGCAAAAACAGCACCCGATAGGGCAGATTCAATCGATAACTTGGGATTACCGTTCccttggaagaaaaaaaagaaagacgATGACGATTgtgacgatgatgatgatggtgaCGAAGGCGACAATAGTGGTAATGATGCTGAAGGTTCTCGTAATAAGGTCATAATTGTTACGTTTGGGCGAGATGAGAACGCAACGCTTGCACGTATTCAGCAATTTCAATCCCATACTGCTAAGAGCAGTCTTAGTCAAGAAGGATCCCCTACTAAAAAAGCGTTCCACTTCAAGGAAGGAACTGTAATTCCACTTACAGCTGAAGACGGACTTCAATTGGAGGCACTGATAAACCTTCATCAGGGGAATACTAGTGCtgaaacttcaagttttgatCAATATAGTAATGGAGCAAAACCTAGACTGGGAGGCAT
It encodes the following:
- a CDS encoding NADPH reductase, which translates into the protein MGHPSITILYGSETGNSQEFAQVLGRKCLYLSLNTVVSSLDNFDLKRLLDVKLLVVICSTTGQGDIPRNGKKFWKFMLKKGLPSDLLSHLSFTTFGLGDSSYAKFNYAIRKIHKRLIQLGAHEFSDRAESDEQSPEGNEGYYAEWERRLLEKIKKLSHHEIDPNTLLPPMNGIVPQTSKFKKITDNVKEVALTRSDLITGIIGANERITSPDHFQDVRRLVIKDPSNSLEYKPGDTVALYPSNDPKDVESLIEDQDWQNIADFPLIIDGPTPTIEGGLVKKLTLRSLLTHHLDIMSIPRRSFFMIAHHFSTDEREREKLYEFSLIENIDALYDYANRPRRSILETILEFHSLHIPVQYVFDLIPTIKPRLFSISSNPSPSTVELTVAIVEYRTIIKRLRKGVCTRWVKELEENDRIKFSIHPNNVKFSSGPLIMVAPGTGIAPVKSIIEQRLELGLQDMYLFTGNRFHDKDFLYGDLWESLASKSQLQLFPSFSRDEKKSYVQDTLYAQSNLIFDLIYNKNATFYLCGSSGKMPIQVRITIETILEDHLGISNEESKSLCLELENKGRYIQETW
- a CDS encoding Hexokinase-2, which encodes MPIAKPANQVASTITSQHLSDRVLEIQDAFEVSPTKLQQIVAHFVEELKKGLSAKGGNIPMIPVWVMDYPNGTETGDYLAIDLGGTNLRVVLVHLLGGQKFETEQEKYHLPKGMRTTRNRDELFEFIADCLEKFFYKLHPNGIEKGTLLPLGFTFSYPASQTRIDTGVLQRWTKGFDIPNVEGEDVVPLLMDKINEKKLPIKVVALINDTAGALVASRYTDPTTEMGLIFGTGVNGAYYDRVGNIEKLKGKLLPDITDESPMLINCEYGSFDNEHESLPRTKYDILIDEQSPRPGQQAFEKMTAGYYLGELIRLILVELYEEKQVFQKYSKDSEQIKLLYTPYLLDTSFLAEIEGDQDLENFPEVVRLFQEFLKIEPTLDERRLSRALSEIIGNRSARLSVCGIGAACTKMNIKKCHCAADGSVFHKYPKFPERAADSLADIFGWKEQNIQPKNYPIQIVPSQDGSGVGAAVIAALAHARQAKGLSLGLAEAYKKA